The region GCGGCTGGACGCTGTCGCTGATCCCTGCGCTGTCCGTCGCCGTGGTGGCAACGCTTGTGGCTGCCGCGGCCTGGAAGGGCGTGGGGCGCTTCGTGCGCGAGGACAGCGAGGGGGAGGCGTAGCGGATGCGCGTGGCCATCGTTGCCGAGTCCTTCCTGCCGAACGTCAACGGGGTGACCAATTCCGTGTTGCGCGTGCTCGACCACCTTCGCGAGTACGGCCACGATGCCCTCGTGATCGCCCCCGGGGCGCGCGAACACCAGGAGGAAATCTCCCACTACCGGGGCTTCCGTGTGGTGCGCGTGCCCACCGTGCGCGTGCCGATGGTCAACTCGCTGCCCATCGGGGTCCCCACCAGTGCCGTGCGCGCCGCGCTCGCTTCCTTTCAGCCGGATGTGGTGCACCTGGCCAGCCCGTTCGTGCTCGGGGCGGCCGGCGCGTTCGCCGCGCGCCAGCTGAAGGTGCCTGCGGTAGCGCTCTATCAAACCGACGTGGCCGGGTTCGCCACGAAATACCACCTTCCGGCGCTGGCGAAGCTTTCGTGGGACTGGACACGGCGCCTCCACAACGCCTGCCAGCTCACGCTCGCGCCGTCGTCGGCAGCGGTGGAGCAGCTGCGCAGGCACGGCATCGAGCGCGTCCACACGTGGGGCCGAGGTGTCGACGCCACTCTCTACCACCCCCGCCGCCGCAGCGAGGAGCTGCGCCGCACTTGGGACCCGAGCGGGCGCAAACGCATCGTCGGGTTCGTCGGCCGCCTCGCCGCCGAGAAGAGCGTGCACCGCCTCGCACCACTCTGTGGCCGCGAGGACCTGCAAGTGGTGATCGTCGGCGGCGGCCCCGAGGCCGACGAGCTGCGCGCCGTATTGCCGGGCGCGGTGTTCTGCGGCCCGCTCACCGGCGAGGAGCTCGCCCGCGCCTACGCCAGCTTCGACGTCTTCGTACACCCCGGCGAGTTTGAAACCTTCTGCCAAACCATCCAAGAAGCTCAGGCCAGCGGCGTGCCCACCATCGCGCCGCGCGCCGGCGGGCCCATCGACCTCATCGCCGAGGGCACCAACGGCCTCCTTCTCGACGTCCCCACGTTCACCACCGAACTGCCCCACGCCGTCGCGTGGTGCCTCGACGAGATCAGGTGGCAGGACCTTCGGGTCGCGGCCCGCGAGTCCACTTCCGGCAAAACGTGGGAGGCGCTGTGCCGACAACTCGTCGAGTATTACGAACAGGCACAGCGCGCGCTACAGTAGAGCGTTATGGCCAAGGCAGATCTGGAGAAGAAGCCCTTCGACGTAGCGGGCATGTTTGACGGCGTCGGCGAGAAGTACGACATCACCAACACCGTGTTGTCCTTCGGGCTGGACAAGTACTGGCGCAGGCGCGCCCGCGAGCGCCTCAACCTAAAGCCGGGGGAGAAGGTGCTCGACCTCGCCGCAGGCACCGCCGTGTCCACCGTGGAGTTGGCGAAGTCCGGCGCGTGGGTCGTCGCCTGCGACTTCTCCCAGGGCATGCTGGCC is a window of Corynebacterium pseudogenitalium DNA encoding:
- a CDS encoding glycosyltransferase family 4 protein encodes the protein MRVAIVAESFLPNVNGVTNSVLRVLDHLREYGHDALVIAPGAREHQEEISHYRGFRVVRVPTVRVPMVNSLPIGVPTSAVRAALASFQPDVVHLASPFVLGAAGAFAARQLKVPAVALYQTDVAGFATKYHLPALAKLSWDWTRRLHNACQLTLAPSSAAVEQLRRHGIERVHTWGRGVDATLYHPRRRSEELRRTWDPSGRKRIVGFVGRLAAEKSVHRLAPLCGREDLQVVIVGGGPEADELRAVLPGAVFCGPLTGEELARAYASFDVFVHPGEFETFCQTIQEAQASGVPTIAPRAGGPIDLIAEGTNGLLLDVPTFTTELPHAVAWCLDEIRWQDLRVAARESTSGKTWEALCRQLVEYYEQAQRALQ